Proteins encoded in a region of the Vanessa atalanta chromosome 23, ilVanAtal1.2, whole genome shotgun sequence genome:
- the LOC125073223 gene encoding uncharacterized protein LOC125073223, translating to MIVEANYVNKKNTKPGRVRFYPKNSVFRKSDLIDRGCVVFIKDCPAAYKRNFVCGRHYDGYYKTFNNYCELEYENCNSWRQWSMIKRERC from the exons ATGATAGTTGAGGCAAACTACGTTAACAAGAAGAACACCAAGCCAGGACGAGTGAGGTTTTATCCTAAAAACTCGGTATTCCGTAAATCAGATCTCATTGATAGAGGATGTGTTGTGTTCATCAAAGACTGTCCAGCTGCTTACAA acgAAACTTCGTCTGTGGGAGACACTATGACGGGTACTACAAGACTTTCAACAATTACTGCGAACTGGAATACGAGAATTGCAATAGTTGGAGGC AGTGGAGTATGATAAAACGCGAAAGGTGTTGA